A stretch of the Ciona intestinalis unplaced genomic scaffold, KH HT000184.2, whole genome shotgun sequence genome encodes the following:
- the LOC100176499 gene encoding metabotropic glutamate receptor 4-like, with the protein MVDLVAERKWNYMSVVYEDDLYGIRGNREVDIAAKKRGICIAVSRALPRNPTTGDYKKIVNDLINVNKAKAVILFTKLNDAEGIIKAADENPQSRGRFLFIGSDGWAGQVPSQRFKFTYIASLNQSLTFQPKRNIITNLRPYMTNLTLANHLNANKTPSTRNPWFAEYLASKLKCQLPGSIVNSTVRMCTVNDKLDPATYTTLAKMQSVADAVLALAHSLDNYLRDACKGLPGLCASVRKNGTKLPQNVYPYIKNVTLNGINNNTFRFDANQDGAAIYDIASFLGEQKWKNVGIYQNKRISWYGRYNDTIDVTSVCSQPCKIGEARKIESSVCCWQCQACFPGQYVSSNGTECMSCPIGQKPSANKDACVPLAIRVLQYDTPYAIASLIVAGLGILMTIMVATVYYTRRDTPIVKASGKELCSFILLGSLMSFANAFVLCYPPSDTTCIIARLFLCFGPTIIYSGLLTKTIRVVIIFQSKKVLPPEVKMFLRPTYQIITMFAFTLLQVLAVGVWFGVRQTPAEVIFPSSSVAFRSCKDLEDVSVLAGLVVPALLMLACTVLATVNRNVPTGFNETQYIGFTMYASCVIWLAFLPIYITNTYNFGIKIASLSICLSLSAITVLVCLFGFRCYVILFQPELNTPKTVMSSTARPSSIQQLPSNTDANKTPNNLTTANHQPQSQNSVYNRAPPSTSSFQMTPIENAKL; encoded by the exons ATGGTCGATCTTGTAGCAGAAAGAAAGTGGAATTACATGTCTGTAGTATATGAGGACGACTTGTACGGTATACGAGGAAATCGAG aGGTTGACATCGCTGCGAAGAAACGAGGTATTTGTATCGCAGTATCAAGAGCATTACCTCGAAACCCAACTACGGGAGATTACAAGAAAATAGTTAACGATCTTATTAACGTAAACAAGGCTAAag CTGTAATCTTGTTCACGAAACTCAACGATGCAGAAGGCATTATAAAAGCTGCAGACGAAAACCCGCAGTCACGTGGTCGGTTCTTATTTATTGGTTCAGATGGCTGGGCGGGACAAGTCCCAAGTCAGAGGTTCAAATTTACTTATATAGCATCATTAAACC AATCACTGACTTTTCAACCAAAACGAAACATAATTACGAATCTACGTCCGTATATGACGAACCTAACACTTGCAAATCATCTTAACGCGAACAAAACTCCCAGTACACGGAATCCATGGTTCGCAGAGTATCTAGCTTCTAAACTGAAGTGTCAGCTTCCAG GTTCGATAGTCAACTCAACAGTTCGAATGTGCACGGTCAACGACAAGTTAGACCCGGCAACGTACACCACACTAGCTAAAATGCAG aGTGTTGCAGACGCTGTATTAGCATTAGCGCATTCGCTCGATAACTATCTTCGTGATGCGTGTAAAGGCTTACCAGGGTTGTGTGCAAGCGTGAGGAAAAATGGAACTAAATTACCTCAAAACGTTTACCCTTATATAAAGAATGTCACACTTAATG GCATAAATAACAACACATTTCGCTTTGATGCAAACCAGGACGGTGCAGCAATCTACGATATTGCGTCATTTTTGGGAGAACAAAAATGGAAGAACGTTGGaatatatcaaaacaaaa GAATTTCGTGGTATGGGAGATATAACGATACGATTGACGTCACTTCCGTGTGCAGCCAACCGTGCAAGATCGGGGAAGCGAGAAAAATTGAATCTTCG GTTTGTTGTTGGCAATGTCAGGCTTGCTTTCCTGGTCAATACGTGAGTTCTAATGGAACAGAATGTATGAGTTGTCCTATTGGGCAAAAACCGAGCGCTAACAAAGATGCATGCGTTCCATTGGCTATAcg TGTGCTACAATATGACACACCGTATGCAATCGCATCTTTAATCGTAGCGGGGTTGGGTATCCTGATGACGATAATGGTTGCTACCGTTTATTACACACGACGGGATACACCGATCGTAAAAGCATCGGGCAAA gaGTTATGTTCGTTTATTCTCCTCGGATCTCTCATGTCGTTTGCAAATGCTTTTGTTCTGTGCTACCCTCCCTCAGATACAACTTGTATAATTGCAAGGTTATTTTTATGCTTTGGTCCTACCATCATTTACTCTGGCTTGCTAACGAAGACGATACGAGTTGTGATTATATTTCAATCCAAGAAAGTTCTCCCGCCAGAG gtCAAAATGTTCCTTCGACCTACATACCAAATCATAACAATGTTCGCATTTACATTGCTGCAAGTTCTGGCGGTGGGAGTTTGGTTTGGGGTGAGGCAAACCCCAGCAGAAGTAATTTTTCCTTCGTCTTCAGTCGCGTTTAGAAGTTGTAAGGATTTAGAAGATGTTTCTGTTTTAGCTGGGCTCGTGGTCCCAGCACTACTTATGCTTGCGTGTACTGTGTTGGCAACAGTTAATAGGAATGTACCGACCGGGTTTAATGAGACTCAATATATTG GTTTTACAATGTACGCTTCCTGTGTAATATGGCTTGCATTTTTACCAATATATATCACCAACACTTACAACTTTGGAATCAAG ATCGCTTCACTTTCCATCTGCCTCAGTCTCAGTGCAATCACCGTTCTAGTTTGCTTGTTCGGTTTCCGATGTTACGTCATTTTATTTCAACCCGAACTAAATACACCCAAGACTGTAATGTCTTCAACAGCAAGGCCATCAAG CATACAACAGTTGCCTTCTAACACCGATGCGAACAAAACTCCTAACAACCTGACAACGGCGAACCATCAGCCACAAA GTCAAAACTCTGTCTATAACCGAGCCCCTCCCAGCACCTCGTCTTTCCAGATGACACCAATTGAAAACGCCAAGTTGTAA
- the LOC108950506 gene encoding metabotropic glutamate receptor 3-like: MGIRAVVRSVIVLMLLNDRQLSANDNLYNTIIKNYVPPGSAAYENAKGNLVQYRPGDIFIGGMMRVHKRGTGDKCSTISDDGIQSVETFNLVLDKVNADNSILRGVKLGSLMIDTCDIDTHALKGVR; the protein is encoded by the exons ATGGGCATTAGAGCGGTAGTGAGGTCGGTAATAGTTTTAATGCTATTGAATGACAGGCAATTATCGGCAAACG ATAACTTATACAACACTATCATCAAAAACTACGTCCCACCAGGATCGGCCGCGTATGAG AACGCTAAAGGAAATCTGGTCCAGTACCGACCCGGTGATATTTTCATTGGCGGAATGATGCGTGTACATAAGAGGGGGACGGGCGACAAGTGTTCAACTATAAGTGACGATGGAATTCAATCCGTTGAAACGTTTAACTTAGTCTTAGATAAG GTTAACGCGGATAACAGCATCTTACGCGGAGTGAAACTCGGCTCCCTGATGATCGACACATGTGATATCGACACTCATGCTTTAAAAGGGGTAAGATAA